The following proteins are encoded in a genomic region of Brachypodium distachyon strain Bd21 chromosome 1, Brachypodium_distachyon_v3.0, whole genome shotgun sequence:
- the LOC100829626 gene encoding homeobox-leucine zipper protein HOX2: MMSRGGGGGGSLDLGLGLGLGLASQGSLTSSTTTASSSPASQQQHWHAALSSVVSADAGAAVAARMEFPSSYQQQHYGQQQEGRTSTSPESGAALSGVSGGGGGGGIKRGLERTGSGVSRGAAISDEDEDGGGGGGRKKLRLSKDQAAVLEECFKTHSTLNPKQKTALANRLGLRARQVEVWFQNRRARTKLKQTEVDCEYMKRWCEQLADQNKRLEKEVAELRALKAASAPAAQQQSAATLTMCPSCRRVATTGTPLQQQCHPKSNTAHAAAAGNVLPSHCQFFPSAGDRSARQATWNGAPPPPLVTRELF, from the exons ATGATgtctcgcggcggcggcggaggagggagttTAGATCTGGGGCTGGGGCTGGGTCTCGGGCTGGCGTCGCAGGGCAGCCTGActtcctccaccaccaccgcgtcctcctcgccggcctcgcagcagcagcactggCACGCGGCGCTCAGCTCCGTCGTCTCCGCCGAtgcgggcgcggcggtggcggcgaggatggAGTTCCCGTCGTCgtaccagcagcagcactacGGCCAACAGCAGGAAGGGAGGACGTCCACGTCGCCCGagagcggcgcggcgctctcgggggtcagcggcggcggggggggCGGGGGAATCAAGAGGGGGCTGGAGAGGACGGGATCTGGCGTCTCCCGCGGCGCCGCGATCAGCGATGAGGatgaggacggcggcggaggaggagggaggaagaagctcCGGCTGTCCAAGGACCAGGCCGCCGTGCTCGAGGAGTGCTTCAAGACCCACAGCACCCTCAACCCC AAGCAGAAGACGGCGCTGGCGAACCGGCTGGGGCTGCGGGCGCGGCAGGTGGAGGTGTGGTTCCAGAACCGGCGGGCGCGCACCAAGCTGAAGCAGACGGAGGTGGACTGCGAGTACATGAAGCGCTGGTGCGAGCAGCTCGCCGACCAGAACAAGCGCCTCGAGAAGGAGGTGGCCGAGCTCAGGGCGCTCAAGGCGGCTTCCGCTCCGGCCGCCCAGCAGCAGTCCGCCGCCACGCTCACCATGTGCCCTTCCTGCCGCCGCGTCGCCACCACCGGAACCCCGCTGCAGCAGCAATGCCACCCCAAATCTAACACcgcccatgccgccgccgcaggcaACGTTCTGCCCAGCCACTGCCAGTTCTTCCCCTCCGCCGGCGACCGGTCCGCCAGGCAGGCTACGTGGaacggcgcgccgccgccgccgctcgtcaCCAGAGAACTCTTCTGA